The following are encoded together in the Streptomyces sp. NBC_00341 genome:
- a CDS encoding MFS transporter, with amino-acid sequence MTTTPTRATVPAERRLPGQRRLLTGLMANSVTLYAIYGAVPAVLLANLVADIAPESKSTSLGVISAVGAVGAMLANPISGALSDRTRSRYGRRAPWMAGGALLGGLSLIAVGVGNNLLWVAVAWTLAQIFLNGLQAPLTAVIPDRVPEERRGLFSSAAGLAQMLGAVVGTAVAAAFANALGLGFAVFGVLIIAGTAVFVLLNREPSTVEVRHEPFRWKDFLRGFWISPRAHPDFAWAFLGRFLLILGYYAVSSYQLYVLDDYIGLTRDQANDLMPLLSLAMLPGMIAMIVISGPWSDRVGRRKPFVIAASLGMAVSLFLPLVLHSEASMFGYAILTGAAFGMYMAVDTALMTQVLPRPDDAAKDMGVLNIANALPQALAPAVAAAVIALLGGYRSLFATAIVLVVLGAVSILPIRGVR; translated from the coding sequence ATGACTACCACCCCTACCCGGGCCACCGTCCCGGCAGAGCGCAGACTGCCCGGACAGCGAAGACTGCTGACCGGCCTGATGGCCAACAGCGTCACCCTGTACGCGATCTACGGCGCGGTGCCCGCCGTGCTGCTCGCCAACCTGGTCGCGGACATCGCCCCCGAATCCAAGTCCACCTCGCTCGGTGTGATCAGCGCCGTCGGAGCGGTCGGCGCGATGCTCGCCAACCCGATCTCCGGCGCCCTCTCCGACCGCACCCGCAGCCGTTACGGCCGCCGCGCCCCCTGGATGGCCGGCGGCGCGCTGCTCGGCGGCCTCTCCCTGATCGCCGTCGGCGTCGGCAACAACCTCCTCTGGGTCGCCGTCGCCTGGACGCTCGCCCAGATCTTCCTCAACGGCCTCCAGGCACCGCTCACCGCCGTCATCCCCGACCGGGTCCCCGAGGAACGGCGCGGTCTCTTCTCCTCGGCCGCCGGGCTCGCCCAGATGCTCGGCGCCGTGGTCGGCACCGCCGTGGCCGCCGCCTTCGCCAACGCGCTGGGCCTCGGCTTCGCGGTCTTCGGCGTCCTGATCATCGCGGGCACCGCGGTCTTCGTGCTGCTCAACCGCGAACCGTCCACCGTCGAGGTGCGCCACGAACCGTTCCGCTGGAAGGACTTCCTGCGCGGCTTCTGGATCAGCCCCCGCGCCCACCCCGACTTTGCCTGGGCCTTCCTCGGCCGCTTCCTGCTGATCCTCGGCTACTACGCGGTCTCCTCGTACCAGCTGTACGTCCTCGACGACTACATCGGCCTCACCCGCGACCAGGCCAACGACCTGATGCCGCTGCTCAGCCTCGCCATGCTGCCCGGAATGATCGCGATGATCGTCATCTCCGGCCCCTGGTCGGACCGGGTCGGCCGGCGCAAGCCCTTCGTGATCGCCGCCAGCCTCGGCATGGCCGTCTCGCTGTTCCTCCCGCTGGTGCTGCACAGCGAGGCCTCGATGTTCGGGTACGCGATCCTCACCGGCGCCGCGTTCGGGATGTACATGGCCGTCGACACCGCCCTGATGACCCAGGTGCTGCCCCGGCCCGACGACGCCGCCAAGGACATGGGCGTCCTCAACATCGCCAACGCCCTCCCGCAGGCCCTCGCGCCCGCCGTCGCCGCCGCCGTCATCGCCCTGCTCGGCGGCTACCGCTCGCTGTTCGCCACCGCCATCGTCCTGGTGGTGCTCGGTGCCGTCAGCATCCTCCCGATCCGCGGCGTCCGCTGA
- a CDS encoding M9 family metallopeptidase: MKNRTVRQRFTGLSTVALAACLGVGMLAAPSRAAEVRPSTAATASAKAAAQKAADPAAPEPGGPAAQALTAPVQDAGHIADKALKPADRPPTTASKDALRRDYDAPDTSAPSHPAPSMKAKARAAAKSAGTGAAAACSVADFTSRTGSALVQQIKSSTTDCVNTLFNVKGNDGYLAFREAQMVSVADAMRDGSAAYPGDSSTGMPQLVLFLRAGYYVQYYDPDTVGSYGAPLRTAIQGALDGFFASAHAGDVTDANGETLAEAVTLIDSAEQNARYLYVVKRLLADYDSSYDSSWYMLNAVNNVYTVTFRGHQVPEFVSAVEADPSLLDSLAGFARDHLNLLGTDKSYLTSNAGRELARFLQEESLRPKARPLVTDLLGRTSMTGTTAPLWVGLAEMTDYYDAANCSTYGTCDLSARLKSAVLPVNYTCSDSIRILGQQMSSDDLATACTSLRNQDAYFHDVVRDKGPVANDRNSTIEVVVFDSSADYQTYAGAIYGIDTDNGGMYLEGDPAAAGNQPRFIAYEAEWVRPEFQIWNLNHEYTHYLDGRFDMAGDFEAGITTPTIWWVEGFAEYVSYSYRDVTYDDAITQAAAHTYTLRTLFDSTYENADQTRVYNWGYLAVRYMLQSHRADVDKLLGLYRAGDWDGARTLLTSTIGSSYDADWNSWLTSCAAGSCGTTTNPPTDPGTDPGAECAAADSRELGQNCARGGQQATKGNYSYLYLYVPAGTARLTITTSGGTGDADLYYNAAGWATKDAYTTRATGSGNAHTLTVDHPAEGAHYISLYAVQDFGGVKVSAQY; the protein is encoded by the coding sequence GTGAAGAACCGAACGGTTCGTCAGAGATTCACCGGACTGTCCACCGTGGCCCTGGCGGCCTGCCTGGGCGTCGGCATGCTCGCGGCACCGAGCCGGGCCGCAGAGGTCCGCCCCTCCACCGCGGCGACCGCGAGCGCGAAGGCCGCCGCACAGAAGGCCGCGGACCCGGCCGCGCCGGAGCCGGGCGGCCCCGCCGCACAGGCCCTGACCGCGCCCGTCCAGGACGCCGGCCACATAGCCGACAAGGCGCTCAAGCCCGCGGACAGACCGCCCACGACCGCTTCCAAGGACGCGCTCCGGCGCGACTACGACGCCCCGGACACCTCCGCGCCGAGCCACCCCGCCCCCTCGATGAAGGCGAAGGCCCGCGCCGCCGCCAAGTCGGCCGGCACCGGCGCGGCCGCCGCCTGCTCCGTCGCGGACTTCACCAGCCGCACCGGCAGCGCCCTGGTGCAGCAGATCAAGTCATCGACCACCGACTGCGTCAACACCCTGTTCAACGTCAAGGGCAACGACGGCTACCTCGCCTTCCGCGAGGCCCAGATGGTCAGCGTCGCCGACGCGATGCGCGACGGATCGGCCGCCTACCCCGGGGACAGCAGCACGGGCATGCCGCAGCTCGTCCTCTTCCTGCGGGCCGGCTACTACGTCCAGTACTACGACCCCGACACCGTCGGCAGCTACGGCGCCCCGCTGCGCACCGCGATCCAGGGCGCGCTGGACGGCTTCTTCGCCTCCGCGCACGCCGGCGATGTCACGGACGCCAACGGCGAGACCCTGGCAGAGGCCGTCACCCTCATCGACAGCGCGGAGCAGAACGCCCGCTACCTGTACGTCGTCAAGCGGCTGCTCGCCGACTACGACTCCTCGTACGACAGCTCCTGGTACATGCTCAACGCGGTGAACAACGTCTACACCGTGACCTTCCGCGGCCACCAGGTGCCCGAGTTCGTCAGCGCCGTGGAGGCCGACCCGAGCCTCCTCGACTCGCTCGCCGGCTTCGCCCGTGACCATCTGAACCTGCTCGGCACGGACAAGTCGTACCTGACCTCCAACGCCGGTCGCGAGCTCGCGCGCTTCCTCCAGGAGGAGTCGCTGCGGCCCAAGGCCCGCCCGCTGGTCACCGACCTGCTCGGCCGCACCTCGATGACCGGCACCACCGCGCCGCTCTGGGTGGGGCTGGCAGAGATGACCGACTACTACGACGCCGCCAACTGCTCCACCTACGGCACCTGTGACCTGTCGGCCCGCCTCAAGAGCGCCGTCCTGCCGGTCAACTACACGTGCAGCGACAGCATTCGCATCCTGGGCCAGCAGATGTCCTCGGACGATCTCGCGACCGCCTGTACCAGCCTGCGCAACCAGGACGCCTACTTCCACGACGTGGTGCGCGACAAGGGCCCCGTCGCCAACGACCGGAACAGCACCATCGAGGTGGTGGTCTTCGATTCGAGCGCCGACTACCAGACGTACGCCGGAGCCATCTACGGCATCGACACCGACAACGGCGGCATGTACCTCGAAGGCGACCCGGCCGCGGCCGGCAACCAGCCGAGGTTCATCGCCTACGAGGCCGAGTGGGTCCGGCCCGAGTTCCAGATCTGGAACCTCAACCACGAGTACACGCACTACCTCGACGGCCGGTTCGACATGGCCGGTGACTTCGAGGCCGGCATCACGACGCCGACCATCTGGTGGGTCGAGGGCTTCGCGGAGTACGTCTCCTACAGCTACCGCGACGTCACCTACGACGACGCCATCACCCAGGCCGCGGCCCACACCTACACCCTGCGCACCCTGTTCGACTCGACGTACGAGAACGCCGACCAGACCCGCGTCTACAACTGGGGCTATCTGGCCGTCCGCTACATGCTCCAGTCGCACCGCGCCGACGTGGACAAGCTGCTGGGCCTCTACCGTGCCGGCGACTGGGACGGCGCCCGCACCCTGCTCACCTCCACCATCGGCAGCAGCTACGACGCCGACTGGAACAGCTGGCTGACGTCCTGCGCGGCCGGCAGCTGCGGCACCACCACCAACCCGCCCACTGATCCTGGCACCGATCCGGGCGCCGAGTGCGCCGCCGCCGACAGCCGTGAACTCGGCCAGAACTGCGCCCGCGGCGGGCAGCAGGCCACCAAGGGCAACTACTCCTACCTCTACCTCTACGTGCCCGCCGGTACCGCCCGGCTGACGATCACCACGAGCGGTGGCACGGGGGACGCCGACCTCTACTACAACGCCGCCGGCTGGGCCACCAAGGACGCCTACACCACCCGGGCGACCGGCAGCGGGAACGCCCACACCCTGACCGTCGACCATCCCGCAGAGGGCGCCCACTACATCAGCCTGTACGCCGTGCAGGACTTCGGCGGAGTGAAGGTCTCCGCACAGTACTGA
- a CDS encoding ribonuclease domain-containing protein, translating to MRIPPRITTLGGVAALLSVLFVGGPVAATATAAPASVGSICYSALPSQAHDTLDLIDAGGPFPYDQDGVVFQNREGVLPGQSTGYYHEYTVITPGSPTRGARRIVTGEETQEDYYTSDHYATFDLVDFAC from the coding sequence ATGCGAATCCCCCCACGGATCACCACGCTCGGCGGCGTCGCCGCCCTCCTGTCCGTCCTCTTCGTCGGCGGCCCTGTCGCGGCGACCGCCACCGCGGCCCCCGCCTCGGTCGGCAGCATCTGCTACTCCGCCCTTCCCTCCCAGGCGCACGACACCCTCGATCTCATCGACGCGGGTGGCCCGTTCCCGTACGACCAGGACGGCGTCGTCTTCCAGAACCGTGAAGGCGTCCTGCCCGGCCAGAGCACCGGTTACTACCACGAGTACACCGTGATCACCCCCGGCTCCCCCACCCGTGGAGCGCGCCGGATCGTCACCGGTGAGGAGACCCAGGAGGACTACTACACCTCCGACCACTACGCGACGTTCGACCTGGTCGACTTCGCCTGCTGA
- a CDS encoding DUF2637 domain-containing protein, with protein sequence MRLTDISLNWLLPGAVLLAGVMAAVAVAVVARGKRAADTSAADDTWERSEDRRRRKEALYATASYVLLFCCAAVAAALSFHGLVGFGRQNLGLAGGWEYLVPFGLDGAAMFCSVLAVREASHGDAALGSRLLVWTFAGAAAWFNWVHAPRGLDHAGAPHFFAGMSLSAAVLFDRALKQTRVAALREQGLVPRPLPQIRIVRWLRAPRETFGAWSLMLLEGVRTLDEAVDEVREDRREKEQNRLRRKDQEKLDRAQIKALNRQNRAWGRVGRGSAQVDVQALTASTGSAQSVAEPAISEPGQLPLRPRPSLQAVTGSSSRNAPDPSTTDPRAVDLTAEDDDTQALPRLDSLEQKLKDLEQQFG encoded by the coding sequence ATGAGACTGACCGACATATCGCTCAACTGGCTGCTTCCGGGCGCCGTGCTGCTCGCGGGGGTCATGGCGGCGGTGGCGGTGGCGGTGGTCGCACGCGGCAAGCGCGCCGCTGACACATCCGCGGCCGACGACACCTGGGAACGCAGCGAGGACCGCCGCAGACGCAAGGAAGCGCTCTACGCCACGGCTTCGTACGTTCTGCTGTTCTGCTGCGCGGCGGTCGCCGCCGCTCTCTCCTTCCACGGGCTCGTCGGCTTCGGCCGGCAGAACCTCGGCCTCGCCGGGGGCTGGGAGTACCTGGTGCCCTTCGGCCTCGACGGGGCCGCGATGTTCTGCTCCGTGCTCGCCGTACGGGAGGCCAGCCACGGCGACGCGGCGCTCGGCTCCCGGCTGCTGGTGTGGACCTTCGCGGGCGCTGCCGCGTGGTTCAACTGGGTGCACGCACCGCGCGGCCTGGACCACGCGGGCGCCCCGCACTTCTTCGCCGGGATGTCGCTCTCGGCGGCCGTGCTCTTCGACCGGGCGCTGAAGCAGACCCGGGTCGCCGCGCTGCGCGAGCAGGGCCTGGTGCCCCGTCCGCTGCCGCAGATCCGGATCGTGCGGTGGCTGCGCGCGCCCCGGGAGACCTTCGGCGCCTGGTCGCTGATGCTCCTGGAAGGCGTACGCACCCTGGACGAGGCGGTCGACGAGGTACGCGAGGACCGCAGGGAGAAAGAGCAGAACCGTCTCCGCAGAAAGGACCAGGAGAAGCTGGACCGGGCCCAGATCAAGGCCCTGAACCGGCAGAACCGGGCCTGGGGCCGGGTGGGCCGGGGCAGCGCCCAGGTGGACGTCCAGGCCCTCACCGCCTCGACGGGCTCCGCGCAGTCCGTCGCGGAGCCCGCCATATCCGAGCCGGGTCAGCTGCCCCTGCGACCCCGGCCATCCCTGCAAGCCGTCACCGGCTCCAGCTCCAGGAACGCCCCGGATCCGAGCACGACTGATCCGAGAGCGGTCGACCTCACAGCAGAGGACGACGACACCCAGGCACTGCCCCGGCTCGATTCGCTGGAGCAGAAACTGAAGGACCTGGAGCAGCAGTTCGGCTGA
- a CDS encoding ATP-binding protein, translating into MCSADLAAVSEVRCAVRELLRYRWKEEPAQVAELLLSELVTNALVHTDEGAVVAVSVAPRKLRVEVRDFVPGMPVSHVPNADDGTHGRGLILVESLADAWGISPKALGKVVWFELDGERP; encoded by the coding sequence CTGTGCAGCGCCGATCTGGCAGCGGTATCCGAAGTGCGGTGTGCCGTACGGGAATTACTGAGGTACCGCTGGAAGGAGGAGCCCGCGCAGGTGGCCGAGCTGCTGCTCAGCGAACTGGTGACCAACGCACTGGTCCACACCGACGAGGGCGCGGTCGTCGCCGTCAGCGTCGCGCCGCGGAAACTGCGGGTGGAGGTCAGGGACTTCGTACCGGGGATGCCCGTGTCGCACGTACCGAACGCCGACGACGGTACGCACGGCAGGGGACTGATCCTGGTGGAGAGCCTCGCGGACGCCTGGGGAATCAGTCCAAAGGCGCTCGGCAAGGTGGTCTGGTTCGAACTGGACGGCGAACGGCCCTGA
- a CDS encoding glycoside hydrolase family 3 N-terminal domain-containing protein — protein sequence MTALDATDATDPTDPTDTATPEFSLAGLSLAERAALGSGADFWTTKTVGPVPALTLTDGPHGVRLQAEDADHLGISASRPATCFPPAVGLGQSWDTELVAEVGRALGVESRALGVDVLLGPGVNIKRDPRCGRNFEYFSEDPQLTGTLATAWVRGLQSTGVGASLKHFAANNTENDRMRSSSDVAARPLREIYLRAFQQVVQQAQPWTVMCSYNRINGTYASENRWLLTDVLRGEWGFDGVVVSDWGAVQDRVASVAAGLDLEMPGAGGTTDAQVVAAVEAGELDAASVDLAATRTAALAARGLAGRTLPVAPFDPAAHHALARRAAANSVVLLKNDPVEGAPVLPLTAGRPLAVLGAFAAAPRYQGGGSSHVNPTQVDVPLDEIRALAGNAEVTHAPGFTTDGTGDAATLRAEAVALAAAAETAVVFLGLAAHQESEGFDREDIELPREQLELLAEVVRVQPRTAVVLSHGGVLRLAPVTAAPALLDGALLGQAAGGALADVLFGRVNPSGRLTETVPVRLQDTPAYLDFPGEHSHVAYGEGLFVGYRWYDARDIEVAFPFGHGLSYTDFAYGDLELSADEQGISASVTVTNTGDRTGREVVQFYVSKPGSAVARPLRELKGHTTVTLDAGASERVTTLLPRTGLAYWDTRAERWIVEGGAYEVLAAASSRDPRASASVELVGDELDLPLTLDSTLGEVMSLPGAAETLAALLPFPQDTGDGDALGIDMARMMASIPVRRLVSFAGGAVTTADLEEQLARLQA from the coding sequence GTGACTGCTCTCGACGCCACCGACGCCACCGACCCCACTGACCCCACCGACACCGCGACGCCGGAGTTCTCACTCGCGGGGCTCTCACTCGCGGAGCGCGCCGCGCTCGGCAGCGGAGCCGACTTCTGGACCACCAAGACCGTCGGTCCCGTCCCCGCCCTGACCCTGACCGACGGCCCGCACGGCGTCCGGCTCCAGGCGGAGGACGCCGACCACCTGGGCATCTCGGCCAGCCGGCCCGCGACGTGCTTCCCGCCCGCCGTCGGCCTCGGCCAGAGCTGGGACACCGAACTGGTCGCGGAGGTCGGCCGGGCGCTGGGCGTGGAGAGCCGGGCACTGGGTGTGGACGTACTGCTCGGCCCGGGTGTGAACATCAAGCGGGACCCGCGCTGCGGCCGCAATTTCGAGTACTTCTCGGAGGACCCGCAGCTCACCGGCACCCTCGCCACCGCCTGGGTGCGCGGGTTGCAGAGCACCGGCGTCGGCGCCTCGCTCAAGCACTTCGCGGCCAACAACACCGAGAACGACCGGATGCGCTCCAGCTCCGACGTCGCAGCCCGCCCGCTGCGCGAGATCTACCTGCGGGCCTTCCAGCAGGTCGTCCAGCAGGCGCAGCCGTGGACGGTGATGTGCTCGTACAACCGGATCAACGGCACCTACGCCTCCGAGAACCGCTGGCTGCTCACCGACGTGCTGCGCGGCGAGTGGGGCTTCGACGGGGTGGTCGTCAGCGACTGGGGCGCCGTCCAGGACCGCGTCGCCTCCGTCGCCGCCGGGCTCGACCTGGAGATGCCCGGCGCGGGCGGCACCACCGACGCGCAGGTCGTCGCGGCCGTCGAGGCCGGTGAGCTCGACGCCGCCTCGGTCGATCTGGCCGCCACCCGGACGGCCGCGCTGGCCGCCCGCGGTCTGGCAGGGCGCACTCTGCCGGTCGCCCCGTTCGACCCGGCCGCGCACCACGCGCTGGCCCGCCGGGCCGCCGCGAACTCCGTCGTGCTGCTCAAGAACGACCCCGTCGAGGGCGCGCCCGTGCTGCCGCTCACCGCCGGGCGCCCGCTCGCCGTCCTCGGCGCGTTCGCCGCAGCCCCCCGCTACCAGGGCGGCGGCAGCTCGCACGTGAACCCGACGCAGGTCGACGTCCCGCTGGACGAGATCCGCGCCCTGGCCGGGAACGCCGAGGTCACCCACGCTCCCGGCTTCACCACCGACGGCACCGGCGACGCCGCCACGCTGCGCGCCGAGGCCGTCGCGCTGGCCGCCGCCGCGGAGACCGCCGTGGTCTTCCTCGGCCTGGCCGCCCACCAGGAGTCCGAGGGCTTCGACCGCGAGGACATCGAGCTTCCCCGCGAGCAGCTGGAGCTGCTGGCCGAGGTGGTCCGCGTACAGCCGCGCACCGCGGTCGTCCTCAGCCACGGCGGCGTCCTGCGGCTGGCCCCCGTGACCGCCGCACCCGCCCTGCTGGACGGCGCACTGCTCGGCCAGGCCGCCGGCGGCGCTCTCGCCGACGTGCTGTTCGGCCGGGTCAACCCGTCCGGCCGCCTCACCGAGACCGTCCCGGTCCGGCTCCAGGACACCCCCGCCTACCTGGACTTCCCGGGCGAGCACAGCCACGTCGCGTACGGCGAGGGTCTGTTCGTCGGCTACCGCTGGTACGACGCCCGGGACATCGAGGTCGCCTTCCCGTTCGGCCACGGACTCTCCTACACCGACTTCGCCTACGGCGACCTGGAGCTGAGCGCCGACGAGCAGGGCATCAGCGCCTCCGTCACGGTCACCAACACCGGCGACCGGACCGGCCGCGAGGTCGTCCAGTTCTACGTCTCCAAGCCCGGCTCCGCCGTCGCCCGCCCGCTGCGCGAGCTCAAGGGCCACACCACCGTCACCCTGGACGCCGGGGCGAGCGAGCGCGTCACCACGCTGCTCCCGCGCACCGGTCTGGCGTACTGGGACACCCGGGCCGAGCGCTGGATCGTCGAGGGCGGTGCGTACGAGGTGCTGGCCGCCGCGTCCAGCCGCGACCCGCGCGCGAGCGCGAGCGTCGAACTCGTCGGGGACGAGCTGGACCTGCCGCTGACCCTGGACTCCACGCTCGGGGAAGTGATGTCCCTGCCCGGCGCCGCCGAGACACTCGCCGCCCTGCTGCCCTTCCCCCAGGACACCGGCGACGGCGACGCCCTCGGCATCGACATGGCCCGGATGATGGCCTCCATCCCCGTCCGCCGCCTGGTCAGCTTCGCCGGCGGCGCGGTCACCACGGCCGACCTGGAAGAGCAGCTGGCCCGGCTCCAGGCCTGA
- a CDS encoding GntR family transcriptional regulator, translated as MARLTSLNAISAQEHLRDQVAHALRAALIAGELRPGTIYSAPALAAEFGVSATPVREAMLDLAREGLVEAVRNKGFRITELTDQDLDDFTELRAMIEVPTVGRIARMGLTVELEALRPVAKEIVEAARRHDILGYLEADRRFHLALLGLAGNRRLVEEVGELRKRSRLYGLNRLAESGQLTASAEEHVQLLDLVIAGDAPGAEACMLAHMSHVRSLWADGTRA; from the coding sequence ATGGCTCGCCTCACGTCGCTCAACGCGATCTCGGCGCAGGAGCATCTGCGCGACCAGGTGGCGCACGCGCTGCGGGCGGCCCTGATCGCCGGTGAGCTGAGGCCGGGCACGATCTACTCGGCTCCGGCGCTCGCCGCCGAGTTCGGGGTCTCCGCGACACCCGTCCGCGAGGCGATGCTCGATCTGGCCCGGGAGGGGCTCGTCGAGGCCGTCCGCAACAAGGGCTTCCGGATCACCGAACTGACCGACCAGGACCTCGACGACTTCACCGAACTCCGGGCCATGATCGAGGTCCCCACCGTCGGCAGGATCGCGCGGATGGGGCTGACGGTGGAGCTGGAGGCGCTGCGCCCCGTCGCGAAGGAGATCGTCGAGGCCGCGCGCCGGCACGACATCCTGGGCTACCTGGAGGCGGACCGCCGCTTCCACCTCGCCCTGCTCGGACTGGCTGGGAACCGCCGGCTGGTGGAGGAGGTCGGCGAACTGCGCAAGCGCTCCCGCCTGTACGGGCTCAACAGGCTGGCCGAGTCGGGTCAGTTGACCGCCTCCGCGGAGGAGCACGTACAGCTGCTGGATCTGGTCATCGCCGGGGACGCCCCTGGCGCCGAGGCCTGCATGCTCGCCCACATGTCCCATGTCCGGTCCCTGTGGGCCGACGGCACGCGGGCCTGA